In Montipora foliosa isolate CH-2021 chromosome 13, ASM3666993v2, whole genome shotgun sequence, one DNA window encodes the following:
- the LOC137983426 gene encoding neural cell adhesion molecule 1-like has translation MKGHKNNRPYANRTIQFSNGTLQILNVKPSDETVYRCFVNLPNYCILSSFLSLNIVSGELLHLLRNHSIQSWIGQTVQITCVADGSPSPSITWTKPDGTELRKKVSTENTVDVQMNSDQDFGNYTCDASNSAGSADTRWVQLNQIKPPGSPSLTTNDDDIGASSLIMKWTAPTDDGGSPITGYNLIILHGGNVILNETRSAATSEYLVESLTRSSNYTLRVSAMNRVFVGTAREIKVTTKYEGAPGAVKIEDLPFKTKKVSVKIKWIEPQNNGAPITQYTVYQRIVGNVTVEEWNKVRVIMDPSRREVIVELDRNKVYEFVVTATNKHGESVQKEKNIRKVVVLGGFPEPVVIVNAEIDDKKITLSWNEPEGNGAGITQYTIYKRISSDKK, from the exons ATGAAAGGACATAAGAACAATC GTCCTTATGCAAACCGCACGATTCAGTTTTCAAACGGCACTCTTCAGATACTCAATGTCAAACCCAGTGATGAGACGGTCTACAGATGCTTTGTGAACTTACCAAACTATTGCATTCTCTCAAGCTTTCTCTCGTTAAACATTGTTTCTGGGG AACTTCTTCATTTGCTTCGCAATCATTCAATTCAGTCTTGGATTGGACAAACAGTTCAAATAACATGTGTGGCAGATGGATCTCCTTCCCCATCAATCACATGGACAAAACCAGACGGAACTGAACTAAGAAAGAAAGTATCTACAGAGAATACAGTGGATGTACAGATGAACAGTGATCAAGATTTCGGAAATTATACTTGTGACGCTAGCAACAGTGCTGGTTCTGCTGATACACGTTGGGTGCAACTGAACCAAATAA AGCCACCAGGGTCGCCAAGCCTCACGACAAATGACGATGACATCGGTGCTTCCTCGTTGATAATGAAATGGACTGCGCCAACTGACGATGGGGGAAGTCCTATTACAGGGTACAATTTGATCATACTACATGGAGGCAATGTCATTCTAAATGAGACCAGAAGTGCTGCCACCAGTGAATATCTGGTTGAGAGTCTTACCAGAAGTTCAAATTATACTTTGAGGGTTTCTGCTATGAATAGGGTGTTTGTAGGAACTGCAAGGGAAATTAAAGTGACGACTAAGTATGAAG GAGCCCCAGGTGCTGTGAAAATTGAAGACCTTCCctttaaaacaaagaaagtgaGCGTAAAAATAAAGTGGATTGAACCACAAAATAACGGAGCACCCATCACCCAGTACACAGTCTACCAACGGATTGTAGGTAATGTTACGGTTGAAGAGTGGAACAAAGTAAGAGTAATCATGGACCCATCAAGGCGTGAAGTCATTGTGGAATTGGATAGAAACAAGGTGTATGAGTTTGTGGTGACTGCCACAAACAAGCATGGAGAAAGTGTGCAAAAGGAAAAGAATATCAGAAAAGTTGTTGTGTTGGGAG GTTTTCCGGAACCTGTAGTTATTGTCAATGCTGAGATTGATGACAAGAAAATAACCCTTTCTTGGAACGAACCAGAAGGAAACGGAGCAGGCATAACCCAATACACCATCTACAAAAGAATTTCAAGTGATAAGAAGTGA